ATTCTATCCTGGCAGTAAAGTCGTTAAGTTAATCAATGGTGAAGAGATACCTCTTAGTGGAGATAATTCTGAATTTGATACTGCAATCGATTACATCAATACCGAAACCCGTAACAAAGTAATTTACCAACATGAAACTAATTACTTTTTTAAGCTGTCCTCTTTAAAAGATGCTTTGATTGATTTGCTAATGGAAAATCCAGGTTTTATCTTTCCTGCATCAAAGCATAAGCAGGTACTGTCATCCTTGAAAAACGATCCATTGCCTGATCTATCGATATCAAGACCGTCATCACGTTTGCAGTGGGGTATTCCAGTCCCACATGATGAAAGCCAATGTATATACGTATGGTTTGATGCTTTATGCAATTATGTTAGTTCAATTGGCGGCGTAGATGCACTGTTAAGTAACCAACCTATCGGTCACCTAAAGCATGATATCGAATTTCAACATAAGGGCGCTACTAAAGAAATATGGACAAATACCACACATCTTGTTGGcaaggatattattaaatttcACACTGTATATTGGCCAGCTATTTTATTAGCCGCTGGTCTCCCATTACCAAACAGGGTGGTTGTTCATGGGCATTGGCTATCACAAGGTGTAAAAATGTCGAAGAGTCTGGGGAATGTAGTTGATCCACTGGAAATGATTAAAGTTTATGAAGCTGATCCATTAAGGTGGTACTTATTGGGAAACTCTACGATAGAGGATGACGGAGATTTTGCAGAGACAACTCTGTCCCAGACAAGGCAGCTGTTGAGCTCCAAGTGGGGTAATCTGATTCACAGGTGTGGAGGTACCAAATTTAACGTTAAACGAGCTGTGAGGAAATTCTATGGTAAATCGCATACTAGTCTTCCTATCTTATATAATAATTCTGAAATCCAATCCCTACTTTCAAAACTATCGACGCTTGTTAACGATTTGGATCTGATGATACAAAACTACGAAACCGCAAATGCTGTAAGACATATCTGGTCTATTATAAATCATGCAAATAATATTGTACAACTTGGAGAACCCTGGGCTAAACCTGAGGAAGAACAGGacttgataatatatattgctACAGAGGCTGCACGGATTGCATCAATTGTTTCACAGCCATTAATACCGGTCCTTTCCAATGTATTTTTGGATAGACTAGATGTGGAAGCTGAGAAAAGGTCTTTGGATTATGCTGTGTTTGGGGCTGACTCATCTTATGGATCCTGTTGCAATATTAAAGGTAGAGAAGTCCCACTTCAACGTAATGGAAAgatatgatatatatatgactTTCCATTCttgtaaataataaatactttaaaataataatacactAAATATTCTCAACTTCGATTGTAATGGTCTCCGACTCTAACGTTCCCAAATCTAGTACTAGAAATTGGCCAGTTTCACTGAATGCAGGTAATGAAATTATATGCACAGTTATGCTGTTCTCCAGAGTGACTTTTCTGTGTCCGAATTCAGGCTGATTGCCGacaatatatacatgtGGCCATTCTTTTAGAATGAATGGATCTCTATCCTTAAATGGAAAGGACCATAATGTATCTGGAGCAGTTGGTGCAATATTTTGCCATTTCAAAGTGGCTTCCATTAAATTCAAGCGATGTTCAATAGCATCATTTTTATCTGAACCTTCGTAATATGGAATAATGTATTTGCAAATATCGTCAATATTTTGGCCGCTAGTTGCCAAAATTTGTGTtccttcaatatcaaaCCAATAGGGGTTTGTAACAGGTTCAAATAAGTCATCATTAATCTCCGCAAAATATGGCTTCAAAGACGGCTTAAACAGAGCTTTGTTGAGAGGCTGTTGAGGTAGACTAATCTCAGTAGGATCAGAAGCACCAGGTAACATTGTAATTGGTAAACTCTTCAAAACGTTTACTAAGAAACCACCAAACTCATCCAAAGCACCCAGTAAGTCTTTATGATCGATATTGTAGCTCAAAGAGTTGCCACATAAGATCAATCTAGCAACGTCAGCCATCTTGTCGAAATGCCCAATATCACCAGACAACATATCTTGCAGTACCTTGATTCTTAATGATAACTTTGGATCATGTGGTGTCATATTCAAACCCGAAATAAAAGCAACCTTCTTTCCATTAACATTTGATAACGGAGCTTGTGGAATCGACTTCGGATAGCATATATCTAATACCTGAAAAGTCCCAGCTTCTGCTTCCATACCTAAgacaccaacaacaattccAGTTACAAATATAGTGTTCTTTATTAGATCACCTATTAGAAGAATACGTCCACTCTCATCCTCCAACATGACCTCATCGCTTCCCTGTATGTCGGTATAACTTTTCACCACACCTGTAACGCCGTAGGTATCATTAATAACTTCTTCTAAGATATTAGGTTTGTATTTCATTTCGCAGTAAATGGTTCCAACACACCAACTAGGCTCAGTTGCCTGAATATCTAAtactttcttcttttgaaccACGGTCTTACCTTGAATCTGGAAGCCATCATCCCATTTCTCTTGACAATTCAAAGTTACACGTTTGCGAAATTCCTCTAAGCGATATTGATACAATGGGAAATATTGAGTGTCATATACCCTATCTAAGTAAGGtacatcaaatattttggatttttcaTGGTTTATAGTTAATCTTGGTCTATCGCGAGCATTGGCATTTGATCTTTGTTTGCTACATTAAATTGTTAGAAGATGTTATAAAAACTGTTATCAAAATAGGATATAAATACATACTCGAACCGTTCCAAAAGGTTATCCATGGCAAGATTAATCCACTGCTTGTCTTGGATTCTTTAAAGTCTAGGAAGTTGACATTCTCTAAGAACATTACAAGCATCTAAGAACACTACCGtcatttaaaatttctaTGGCTTAATATGTATTACCCGGCTCCTAAATTACCGTGGTACGATCTCCATCATGGCGACACAGATCTAAACCTGCTGTCATAAACTACAATATTTAAGATTTAAGgtatatgtttttattctgataatatatcaaataattcCTCGATCTCTGGATCCCTGTCATTAAGTGTCTTCAAGGTTCTGTATTCCCAAGATGTATTGTTGACGCTTTCAGCTACTTCTTCGGTGACAGTAATTGTACGTTTAattctttcaatttcatttgAATCTTTAACCAAAACTTTTGTTCTCCTGTGTTCTTTAATGTCAGGAGTGTGTCCAATACTCATTCCAACTTTGACAAGCGTCTCGATAGTTTCCTCGGAGTTCTTGACCAAATCAGAATCTAGGACGGTATTTTTAGTAGGAATTATTAGAAGGACCGTAGACCCACCAAACTTGAAGTAACCCAATTCTTGCCCTCTTTCTACTCTATCACCTGGTTTACACGTGAGTATTATTGAACCAACCATCATTGCACCCACAGGAATAAAGAGTATAGTACCGAATTCCTCCGATTCAATTGGAAGTACAATTCGTACATTTTCACCGAAAACGTCTAATTCAGTACGAACAGCCATTGGATTGACTGTGTAATATTCACcactaatatatttgggTTCACCAATAACACCATTGCAAGGGGAATGAAATCGATGATAATCCTGTGGTGCTAATCGAAAGATACAGACCCTGCAAGAGCGCTCATCATAACCTTCAGGCATCTGTCCGCCAgtcaacttttttaatgtaAAAGTTCTGCCTTTAATCCAGATTTCCTTCGATTGGTTAATAGTTGAGAATACGGTACAACGGGAATCGGCTGGCGATAATAGAACTTTCGGATTTGGTGATTCGGGAGGTCTGCTTCCAGGTTTCAATTGTCtgtaaaaaaattcattaaacGTCTTGAATTCCGTTGCCAAACATTGAGACATGTCTAAAGAGTGAAACCTGATAAAAgattcaatttctttaactGAGCTAGGTCTATCGAATTTCTTGCCCTGCTTATTTGTTACAGAACGCAAAAGGGATCTAAACTTTTTAGACTGCTTTCCTTTAGCATTGTAGATAATTCTAATTCCCAATTTAACGTAAGCACTGATTTTCTCTTCAATTACTATGCCTGTATCCCTATCTTGCACCAAAATGTTTGCATTATTAGAGCCCAAGGCATACTTACCATACGTTagttttattaataattttgaaaaccatCTTTTTGAGGCAAAATCAGACGATACGTAGGAAGCCTTTAATAACCTTTTGTCTTTCGAGTTGCAAATCGCAAAATGGGTTATCAAATCATTCTCAGCGTTCAGCTTAGAATTCTGAAAGTTTTTGGTTCTTTTTACCTGCTTGAAACATAGTGGGCATTTACGGACACGTCTGAACACACTACTGTGTTTCCACTTTTGCAACTGATCAACGACAACGTCCTTTAACAGTCTATCCTGGGACCATGGTGACTTGCCGGACCGGTAAAAAAACTCATTTacctcatcatcactgAAATTACCTAGACTGTCTAGCAATAAGGTTAGCTGAATCACATCAAAGCTCTCCAATTGTGAAGAGGAATTGACAACCTGTTcccaaaatttttttttcaaaagttggtACGAATAGTAGCTTATTTTTACGAATAACTTAGGTTCTTCTGCCATATGAAATGAGTCACCTTTCAACATCAGGGGTATAACCAACTCAAAATCACATGAACCATCGCTTGATTTTTTGGAATCGATAACCTGGGTCAATGGGATGCTAGCGTCTGCAACCCGGTCGTGAAACGAAAAGGAATCTTTATCAagaactttaaaatctAAATCAAAATGTACTTCGTttggatatatttcaaatGCAGCTCTTTCATCGTATTCGGGATTTAAGGTGTGCTTTCTCCATGAGGTCTTAAAGACTTTTCTACCAAAGCTTATGATGACGAAAGGATCCATATCAAACGTTGTAGAAAATTTATTTTTCAGTGGAGGCAGATTGGTAATCTTAATGATATCCAAGAGGGCAACACCCACTGCATGTGTCTTCTTAGAAACCTCAAATCCAGAGTTTCTACCTCTCAAATTATAAAGATTATGTTTGCGTCTAGACATTGGCATGACATCTATTCCTTCGTCACTAGAGTGACTATGAGTAGGCATGACTGCTGGGCTTTCGGACACTTCTGTGACTGGCGTAGTTGACATCTCCGGGATAAAAGGAAAGGTATCTGATGAAGCATTTACTTGATTATAATCATTCAAAATTGACAGCGTAGTCTTGCTATCAGTATTAGAATCTGCGTTCTGCCCTTCATAGAATAGGTCATTCAGATACAGCCAATCTTGATCATCTACAGCTTCTTCGTAATCCTCTTCAAAGTCTTCTGTATTACATGCTATCATTGAATGCGTGACTATATCATCATAGTCGGTGAAATCTgaaagtgatgaagatgaataaGATGAAAAGTCtacaatattattatcgtCCTCTGCATAATCACCTTCATTGTTTTGAGGTACATTTTCACCCAGcaattcaatttcttgCTCACGTCGGGTCTTCCTTGCAAGCAACGTGTCCGTCAAGTTGTTTCTCCATTCGTTAAATACAGTCATTGTCGGAGGACCCCTACTTGAGGAACTTAGACTGAACGAGACTTGCACCTCACCAGCCTTATATTCTTGTCCCTTACCGCTATAGAATGGAAACCATTGGGGTGCCCGTTCCAACGTATACCCGCCGTTGCAATCCTTAAACAACTCCAAAAGAGAGAGTCTGGCTTCTCCAAGATACAAATACCGTCCTCTCTCCAAAGGCACACCGGCATCATTCTGTCGCCTTAAC
This region of Eremothecium cymbalariae DBVPG#7215 chromosome 4, complete sequence genomic DNA includes:
- the MSM1 gene encoding methionine--tRNA ligase MSM1 (similar to Ashbya gossypii AAL133W), producing the protein MVSSLHRLLRQVSPKFHITTPIFYPNAKPHLGHLYSSLLCDVQARWNKMKREDVLFTTGTDEHGLKIQLESEKRGFKDPNMFVDELYPHFVVLNRLANIQHTRFIRTTDSDHIANVRKLWNLCNDKGYIYKSKHCGWYSVSDETFYPGSKVVKLINGEEIPLSGDNSEFDTAIDYINTETRNKVIYQHETNYFFKLSSLKDALIDLLMENPGFIFPASKHKQVLSSLKNDPLPDLSISRPSSRLQWGIPVPHDESQCIYVWFDALCNYVSSIGGVDALLSNQPIGHLKHDIEFQHKGATKEIWTNTTHLVGKDIIKFHTVYWPAILLAAGLPLPNRVVVHGHWLSQGVKMSKSLGNVVDPLEMIKVYEADPLRWYLLGNSTIEDDGDFAETTLSQTRQLLSSKWGNLIHRCGGTKFNVKRAVRKFYGKSHTSLPILYNNSEIQSLLSKLSTLVNDLDLMIQNYETANAVRHIWSIINHANNIVQLGEPWAKPEEEQDLIIYIATEAARIASIVSQPLIPVLSNVFLDRLDVEAEKRSLDYAVFGADSSYGSCCNIKGREVPLQRNGKI
- the POL31 gene encoding DNA-directed DNA polymerase delta subunit POL31 (similar to Ashbya gossypii AAL132C 1-intron), which encodes MDNLLERFDKQRSNANARDRPRLTINHEKSKIFDVPYLDRVYDTQYFPLYQYRLEEFRKRVTLNCQEKWDDGFQIQGKTVVQKKKVLDIQATEPSWCVGTIYCEMKYKPNILEEVINDTYGVTGVVKSYTDIQGSDEVMLEDESGRILLIGDLIKNTIFVTGIVVGVLGMEAEAGTFQVLDICYPKSIPQAPLSNVNGKKVAFISGLNMTPHDPKLSLRIKVLQDMLSGDIGHFDKMADVARLILCGNSLSYNIDHKDLLGALDEFGGFLVNVLKSLPITMLPGASDPTEISLPQQPLNKALFKPSLKPYFAEINDDLFEPVTNPYWFDIEGTQILATSGQNIDDICKYIIPYYEGSDKNDAIEHRLNLMEATLKWQNIAPTAPDTLWSFPFKDRDPFILKEWPHVYIVGNQPEFGHRKVTLENSITVHIISLPAFSETGQFLVLDLGTLESETITIEVENI